A stretch of DNA from Scleropages formosus chromosome 13, fSclFor1.1, whole genome shotgun sequence:
CACACATCCTGATGGAAGCTGGTCTTACTCTAAATCTACTCAGCAGTACGACGTGTGTTTCAGTTCAGACACTCTGAAGAGTGACGTAGTGGttttccctccagccttttcgACTGCAGATGTGGATCTAATCAGCATTAATGGATCTGACACTTTGAAACACGTTCAAACGCTACCCAAGAGCGAAAAGGTAAGAATAGTCCAACTTATCGTTTATTTTACAATGGTTTTCATTTCCTGacttttccttttccattcTCCGCGATTGATTTCTTCCGCAATATCTGTAGTTAATATATGTAACTGTAGCTATTGTACCAGTATGGTACATGTAGTACATTTCTGATTGTATTTTCCAGTTGAGAACTTCAGTATATATAAGAACTTTGATCACGTTAGCTTTTATATTCACGTTAGTTCGTCTTAAGcgttctttcattcattcattgttcaaTCAAGACAGTGGACCACTCAGGGAAGTGCAATTATAGTCCCAATTGTCATAGCAATAGTGTCTGTCAGAACAAACGTGGAAGATATATGGATGAAtggacccattgtaaatagtgtatctagtagtgtaaatcaccttgctgaataaggtgtgtgggctgataacactacatagagttcattggaagtcactttggagaaaagcgtctgctaaataaatagatgtaagaGTTGTGCAATATTCTTTGTTTCTATAAAATCTGGGTGTGGAAAAAGCCGGCCAGTGTAATGGGGGTTGCGTGGGTTTGTGTTAATGTGTATGATCATTTGGAAACACTGTGCgtaatttatcaatttatttacctatttattcattttatttccctttctcTAACATAGTCAACGGTGTGCTCGTGATGCGTAATTATCTCATTGATTTTCAAAGATAACGCtgctaaaatgaaaagcagattaCAGAGAAATCTGACCAAGTTTAGTCATGTCGTATCATTGTCTGATGAGAACTTGTTAACGAGAAAAATATATTCGATTCGATTGGTAACGAATTTTCAGCACAAAATTGCAACACAGCGTGATCATCTGACCCTCAGGAATTAGTTTTATACTGTAACTATCCACTTtgataattaaaaattaccaaTCACAGTTCTAGGTACATATTTCTGTTAAAATGCAAACGTCTAATTTGTACTTTCTAATTAGCTTTTAATCTATTTCATAATTATGTAACAAGTATTCACCTCcgaacaagtttttttttctttctacactACAGCTGCCGTTTAATCTGCTGCACCTCGTCGAATTATTTCAGCATggttcttttttaattatgtttacgTGTGCAGTACAGAACTGTTTCGTAAAGTATTCAAACATATTTCGTACGTCTCAGTTACGCACCTTGGCTTTTATTTCTATCAGACGTGAAGTGGTCATAGGAGACGTCAGAAAATGAAACGTACTTTGAAATAAACgtcataaaacaaaaacttttacaAGTCAGGGTGAGAATAATTTGTGACCAATTCGCGTTAGCCTTGAGGCTGAACATGTCATACATTTGCATTGTACTACACTCCAAAACATGAATATAGATGCACTGACTAGACTGTTCAGAACAGCGTTCACTTTGGAATGACGGATAGATGGACGGAAAACATATTATATAAGAGGAATGGTGTAAGGGCAGTATGTAATGACTTTACTTCTGTACCTACAGGCGATAAGTCAAATTTAGCTAAAGCCTGGTAGTAAGAGAGTATCTTACGTGCAACACATTGCACCCTTagaattagtgaaaaatatgttaataaagATGAAAGTTGTGGTTTCAGCATCTGGGCAAACACTGACAAACAGTTATTCAACCTTTTTATGCACTTGACATTTTAAGCGAGGGACTTGCAAAATAatcaggcattttttttttatttagcaaaatCGAGCAGAggtacaaaatcaaaagcacgaaGGTTTTCACTTCTcactccgatgtggtggaagggcctccttctccctcacactcagaactgctcatctctctgcatttcGGAAGGTCTCACAATTTTCCTACTTCGGGCTCACTTGTCCCATGACCGCCTAATTGCTCTTTAAACCTGCGTGTGTACagtgttatgtttaataatttaaaaaaagtctttaatgCAGGTCGTGTGAGGTACTGCTTTAAACTGGTttacttcttccagactcacttcgacCATGATctgttaagttcatgtaaagtgtaaatgttaatacactataactttgagatcatgcctgttaaacaatggataattatttgtgtgtaagtgtgtgggatggggggtggggttcaGAGCGCGTTGGCGCAGgtggtttggccaggtccttctctgtgatgggtctggggttcaagtcctgcttggggtgccttgtaatggactggcatcccgtcctgggtgtgtcccctccccctctagccctgtgccctctgttgccaggttagactctggcttgctgtgacccgcttgggacaagcggtttcagactctgtgtgtgtgtgtgatataatgCACTTcttgtattgttcttggagaaGTGTGTCGCTTAGGAGAGAACCATCTACTAATGaatatgtaactgtaaatgcaaaacCCCTCCAAGGGGCAATGTGGATTCTGCACTTTCTGATTACTTTCATGTTGAACCTAGCATATGTCTGCCCTTATTCTTTTGCTCAACTAAAGGGAATCATGTATTATAAGAGTGCTAAAAATAACATCTGAACTGATTTTGAAGGTACACACGCTTTTTGGACACTTGCAGTAATGTATTAATCTCTAGAATTATTGTACAGTTTTCACATTAGGAGTGACAGGCATTGGGGCATCGGTTTTATGGTtgtgtatgtatatgctgcTGGTCTTGTTAAAGTATGACTTCACTACGCATGAACTCTGAAGTGGGAAGACCTTAGTGCACATCATTAATGTAATCAAGAACAATTTATACTTAGTAAAATATATTGCCCTGGTGAAACCAAACTTCagatgtgtgtatttacttgATAGTTatacttcgcccatgatctctgcagttcatgtaaagtgtaaatgttcatgcactatcaCTTGAAGACCATGCCcaaataaacttttatgcagttacttcTGTAATCTAACAggaatgtttatatataattactaggaagatgatttggaatcgtggatacTTGGATAAAATGtgcaactactcatgtgatgaacattggttcatatggtgaaaagtaacTGCACTTACGAATCACGCAACAGCATCTATGTCtcttctgctaatgtaatgcacacattgtattttctataacatgtgcgttgctttggataaaagtgtctgctatattaataaatgtaaatgtataactgCATGAAGTAAATCATGGAATCTCGATATAGTAATTCCATAAAACAGGGGCCTTTTAATAAAGCAGTTTCCACAGGTAAATATTATGAGACAAAACATTAATGTTGCGTGTTTTATGACAGTGTTTAACAGTTGAACTGTTGTACTTTTCACCTTGCTGTGAAAAAAGCTGTCATGTGAAATCAAACTATTGTAAAGGGCACTGGGTGTATGAGCAGCAATTCATGTTTTGTGACTTTATTTCAaagttaaattaatatatttcttgTTAAATGCATATGAGTTGGACTGTAGCCTGTGTCCTATGCTGATATGCCTGAGTGTATGACAGCTGATAGTTAAGGAGGACCAACTACAAGAACAACCATCCTTAAAGTGAGCATTTACTAAGCAGCAGGAGAAAAATACACTTAAGCTGATGTGTAAATTTGAAATGCTGGCAGTCACTAAACCTCACGGGTCCAATGTGGAAACACACGGTGTCACTGTTGACCGTGAGAATAAAGATTTTAGTTACTCTGCAGCTCCACCCCTGGAACTGAGCACTTCCATCGCGCGCGCTTTTGTTGTAGCTGCATCCATTTGACGGCTAATTTCATATCTACTTTTGAACTGAAATCCGCGGTTGGATTTTAGACGTCCAGGGAACAAACTGCAGTCGTGGCATCGCAGTTCCAGTTTGCTAGCAATGGGTATTTTCGACCAAAATGGACGACGTGGAATACAgattttggttttcatttacCTGCTGGATTTATCTCACAGTCAGATTGTATATTCGGTGTCGGAGGAGGTGAACAAGGGGACAGTCGTTGGGAATATAACGAAAGATCTAAATTTTAATATCCAGGAACTGGAATCACGAATGTTTCAGATTGTGTCGGGAACGAGCAAGAAACATTTCgaggtaaatgtaaaaaatggatTATTATTTGTGAATGAAAGGATCGACAGAGAGGAACTGTGTCTGGATGCCGCGAAATGCGTTGTTACGTTGGAAGCGATTGCGCACAACCCGCTAAATTTCTATCGCGTTGAAGTAAATATTGTTGATATTAATGATAATGCGCCGTCATTTCCTGTCAAAGTCCATGCTCTAAATATTATTGAAAACGCCCTTTCTGGTGACAGATTTCCACTTCCTGTTGCAAATGATGCTGATGTAGGTAGTAACACAGTGAAGAGCTACAAACTGAGTCCGAACGAGCACTTCTCTCTGGATGTACAAAGCGGTGCAGAACAGAGTGTATCTGCTGAGTTGGTGCTGCAGAAAGCTTTAGATCGAGAGAAGCAGCCCGTGATCCACCTTCTACTGACTGCTGTAGATGGAGGAAAACCTCCCAGATCTGGGACCTTACAGATCACTGTAAACGTGCTAGACAGCAATGACAATAATCCAGTATTTTCCAAACCTCTGTACAAGGTTAGAGTACCGGAGAATGTAAGTAATGGGACAAAAATTGTTACGCTGAATGCAACAGATTTAGATGAGGGTATCAACAGTgatattgtattttcatttttagaacACGGAAATGTTAAAACTTTGGAGAGCTTCTCAATTAATCCAGAGACAGGTGAAATATCTATTAAAGGCAATATTGACTATGAAGAAAACCCTGCTTTTGAAATACGGGTACAAGCTAAAGACAAAGGCCTTTTGCCACGTAGTAGTCATTGTAAACTGCTGATTGAAGTTATAGATGTCAATGACAATGCACCGGAGATATCAGTGACATCACTAACAACCACTGTTAGAGAAGATGCCAAACTGGGAACAGCAGTTGCTTTGATTACAGTATCCGATAAGGACAGTGGCAAAAATGGAGTTGTGGATTGTCATATTGCAGACTCTGCTCCATTTAAACTGCAGTCATCTTACAAGAACTATTACTCTCTTGTGGTTGACAAGCAACTGGACAGGGAGAGTTCTTCACAGTACAACATCACCATTACTGCTACTGATGAGGGAAACCCGCCTCTTTCCAGCACCAGTGTTATTACTATACAA
This window harbors:
- the LOC108925323 gene encoding protocadherin alpha-3-like translates to MGIFDQNGRRGIQILVFIYLLDLSHSQIVYSVSEEVNKGTVVGNITKDLNFNIQELESRMFQIVSGTSKKHFEVNVKNGLLFVNERIDREELCLDAAKCVVTLEAIAHNPLNFYRVEVNIVDINDNAPSFPVKVHALNIIENALSGDRFPLPVANDADVGSNTVKSYKLSPNEHFSLDVQSGAEQSVSAELVLQKALDREKQPVIHLLLTAVDGGKPPRSGTLQITVNVLDSNDNNPVFSKPLYKVRVPENVSNGTKIVTLNATDLDEGINSDIVFSFLEHGNVKTLESFSINPETGEISIKGNIDYEENPAFEIRVQAKDKGLLPRSSHCKLLIEVIDVNDNAPEISVTSLTTTVREDAKLGTAVALITVSDKDSGKNGVVDCHIADSAPFKLQSSYKNYYSLVVDKQLDRESSSQYNITITATDEGNPPLSSTSVITIQISDVNDNIPRFPDSELHVFVPENSPVGTLIETVTAKDVDVNENAQVTYSLLENNSKELLMSTMVNINSLTGEIYSMQSFNYEEVKTFQFRVQATDSGVPPLSSNMTVNVFILDENDNSPGILPPYSDQGSVSTESIPYSAEAGYFVAKIRAVDADSGYNALLSYHIAEPKESNLFRIGTSTGEIRTKRRMSDNDLRTHPLVILISDSGEPSLSSTVSLDVVVVESNSQIDTPSRQQPRKNETFSSLHLYLLISIVSVSVIFLLSIISLIALKCHRTDNSFNRYSAPVITTHPDGSWSYSKSTQQYDVCFSSDTLKSDVVVFPTPCHPTDADLISINGSDIFKQNQTLPKSEKVRMM